A single genomic interval of Amycolatopsis albispora harbors:
- a CDS encoding putative leader peptide codes for MTRPGDLAPTIRATLDHIVDAWHPGTVTYAGVLLVARRHVDLRRVASALCRA; via the coding sequence GTGACCAGGCCCGGTGACCTCGCTCCCACCATTCGGGCAACGCTCGACCACATTGTGGACGCGTGGCACCCTGGGACCGTGACTTACGCCGGTGTCCTCCTCGTGGCTCGCCGCCACGTCGACCTCCGACGTGTCGCCAGCGCCCTCTGCCGTGCGTAA
- the hemW gene encoding radical SAM family heme chaperone HemW, with translation MHLLTDPTPPAELALPESALAGLGTRPFGVYVHVPFCATRCGYCDFNTYTAGELGTSSSPTSWLDGLRRELDLAAAMLGRAPAVDTVFVGGGTPSLLGADGLASVLDAVRGAFGLAKGAEVTTESNPESTSPEFFAGIRDAGYNRVSLGMQSAARHVLKVLDRVHTPGRPILAAIEARSAGFEHVNLDLIYGTPGERVEDLRASLDAVLTAGVDHVSAYALIVEEGTALARRVRRGELPMPDDDVLAAYYELIDEVLATARLRWYEVSNWASSEAARCRHNLGYWRGGDWWGAGPGAHSHVGGVRWWNVKHPAKYADLLAAGHVPAGGQEVLSESERHVERVMLELRLADGLPLDALDAAGASEARAAAREGLLVESELSARGRAVLTDKGRLLADGVVRRLVP, from the coding sequence GTGCACCTGCTCACCGATCCCACGCCGCCCGCCGAGCTGGCCCTGCCCGAATCCGCGCTGGCGGGCCTCGGCACCCGGCCGTTCGGGGTCTACGTCCACGTGCCGTTCTGCGCGACACGCTGCGGCTACTGCGACTTCAACACTTATACCGCCGGTGAGCTGGGTACGTCCTCCTCTCCCACCAGCTGGCTGGACGGCCTGCGCCGCGAGCTGGACCTGGCCGCGGCGATGCTGGGCCGGGCGCCGGCGGTGGACACCGTTTTTGTCGGCGGCGGCACCCCGTCGCTGCTCGGCGCGGACGGGCTCGCTTCCGTGCTGGACGCGGTGCGCGGTGCGTTCGGCCTGGCCAAGGGCGCCGAGGTGACCACCGAATCGAACCCGGAATCCACCTCGCCGGAGTTCTTCGCCGGAATTCGTGACGCGGGTTACAACCGCGTTTCCCTCGGCATGCAGTCCGCCGCCCGGCACGTGCTCAAGGTGCTGGACCGCGTGCACACCCCGGGGCGGCCGATCCTTGCCGCGATCGAGGCCCGCTCGGCCGGGTTCGAGCACGTCAACCTCGACCTGATCTACGGCACGCCGGGGGAGCGCGTCGAGGACCTGCGTGCCTCGCTGGACGCGGTGCTGACCGCGGGCGTGGACCACGTTTCGGCCTACGCGCTGATCGTCGAGGAGGGCACCGCGCTGGCCAGGCGGGTGCGCCGGGGCGAGCTGCCCATGCCGGACGACGACGTGCTCGCGGCCTACTACGAGCTGATCGACGAGGTGCTCGCCACGGCCAGGCTGCGCTGGTACGAGGTGTCGAACTGGGCGTCGTCGGAGGCCGCGCGCTGCCGTCACAACCTGGGCTACTGGCGCGGCGGGGACTGGTGGGGTGCCGGACCGGGGGCGCACAGCCACGTCGGCGGGGTGCGGTGGTGGAACGTGAAGCACCCGGCGAAGTACGCGGACCTGCTGGCGGCCGGGCACGTGCCCGCCGGTGGGCAGGAGGTGCTGAGCGAGTCCGAGCGGCACGTCGAACGGGTGATGCTGGAGCTGCGGCTGGCGGACGGGCTGCCGCTGGACGCGCTGGACGCCGCGGGCGCCTCGGAGGCGCGGGCGGCAGCGCGCGAGGGACTGCTGGTGGAGTCGGAACTGTCGGCGCGGGGCCGGGCCGTGCTCACGGACAAGGGCCGCCTACTCGCGGACGGCGTAGTCCGACGGCTGGTGCCTTAG
- a CDS encoding response regulator, translating into MIRVLLADDQALVRSAFALLISSAEDMAVVGEAADGAQAVTMARAERADVVVMDIRMPGTDGIAATARIAEDPDLAGVRVLILTTFETDDNVLGALRAGASGFLVKDAKPGTLLAAIRTVAAGDALLSPGATRALITRVLAQPDPPPGVLDMLTAREREVLTLIGRGLSNAELAEELVISPLTAKTYVSRLLTKLDARDRAQLVIAAYESGLVRPQL; encoded by the coding sequence GTGATCCGGGTCCTGCTCGCCGATGACCAGGCGCTGGTGCGCAGCGCGTTCGCCCTGCTGATCTCGTCGGCGGAAGACATGGCGGTGGTGGGCGAGGCGGCCGACGGGGCGCAGGCGGTGACCATGGCGCGGGCCGAGCGGGCCGACGTGGTGGTGATGGACATCCGCATGCCCGGCACCGACGGCATCGCGGCCACCGCGCGGATCGCCGAGGACCCCGACCTGGCCGGGGTGCGGGTGCTGATCCTGACCACCTTCGAAACCGACGACAACGTGCTCGGCGCGTTGCGCGCGGGGGCCAGCGGATTCCTGGTGAAGGACGCCAAGCCGGGCACGCTGCTGGCCGCGATCAGGACGGTCGCCGCCGGGGACGCCCTGCTCTCGCCGGGAGCGACGCGGGCGCTGATCACGCGGGTGCTGGCGCAGCCGGACCCGCCGCCGGGAGTGCTCGACATGCTGACGGCTCGCGAGCGGGAGGTCCTGACGCTGATCGGGCGCGGGCTGAGCAACGCCGAACTGGCCGAGGAACTGGTGATCAGCCCGCTGACCGCGAAGACCTACGTCAGCCGCCTGCTCACCAAGCTGGACGCGCGGGACCGAGCGCAGCTGGTCATCGCCGCCTACGAATCGGGCCTGGTCCGCCCGCAGCTCTGA
- a CDS encoding sensor histidine kinase, with the protein MTTEPRRRVGLADAALTAALAAVTVLAAWLLPTHWFEGHELDGAGALLLVAQTLPVLVRRWLPLPALLVSCVAAVPYHAVDYPHEVALPPVMVLLYTVVVSGTRKRTIATLLPIFLAIALTIGLTQDGPPGVEVAAPLGWLTVATVFGEAVRQHRQYVDSITERAARRVAEERLRIARDLHDVLAHNIVVINAHAGVAAHLLDEERDHPALARIAEPLRTVAEASSKALAELRTTLDVLRGNETDSDRRPTPGLDRLPELVDATRSAGVAVTFSEHGEPRELGPAVEITLYRITQEALTNVVKHATASRATVRLDYLGGRVRLEITDDGRGSTGRRGGGYGIIGMTERAAVLGGRLTAGPGARGGFTVTAELPAEERV; encoded by the coding sequence GTGACGACGGAACCCCGGCGCCGCGTCGGCCTCGCCGACGCGGCGCTGACCGCCGCGCTGGCCGCGGTCACCGTGCTGGCCGCGTGGCTGCTGCCCACGCACTGGTTCGAGGGCCACGAACTCGACGGCGCCGGCGCGCTGCTGCTGGTGGCGCAGACCCTGCCGGTGCTCGTCCGGCGGTGGCTGCCGCTGCCCGCGCTGCTGGTCAGCTGCGTCGCGGCGGTGCCGTACCACGCGGTGGACTACCCGCACGAGGTCGCGCTGCCGCCGGTGATGGTGCTGCTGTACACGGTGGTGGTCAGCGGTACCCGCAAGCGCACGATCGCCACCCTGCTGCCGATCTTCCTGGCCATCGCGCTGACCATCGGCCTGACGCAGGACGGCCCGCCAGGGGTGGAGGTGGCCGCGCCGCTGGGCTGGCTGACCGTGGCGACGGTGTTCGGCGAGGCCGTCCGCCAGCACCGCCAGTACGTCGACAGCATCACCGAGCGCGCCGCGCGGCGCGTCGCCGAAGAGCGGCTGCGGATCGCGCGGGACCTGCACGACGTGCTGGCGCACAACATCGTGGTGATCAACGCGCACGCCGGGGTGGCCGCGCACCTGCTCGACGAGGAACGCGACCACCCGGCGCTGGCGCGGATCGCCGAGCCGTTGCGGACCGTCGCCGAGGCCAGCAGCAAGGCGCTCGCGGAACTCCGCACCACACTCGATGTGCTGCGGGGCAACGAAACCGACTCCGACCGCCGTCCGACGCCCGGGCTGGACCGGCTCCCGGAACTGGTCGACGCCACCCGGTCCGCCGGGGTCGCCGTGACGTTTTCCGAGCACGGCGAGCCCCGGGAGCTGGGGCCCGCGGTCGAGATCACGCTGTACCGGATCACGCAGGAAGCGCTGACGAACGTGGTCAAGCACGCCACCGCCTCGCGGGCCACCGTGCGGCTCGACTACCTCGGCGGGCGCGTGCGGCTGGAGATCACCGACGACGGCCGGGGCAGCACCGGCAGGCGCGGGGGCGGGTACGGCATCATCGGCATGACCGAACGGGCCGCCGTGCTCGGCGGGCGGCTCACCGCCGGTCCCGGCGCCCGCGGTGGTTTCACCGTCACCGCCGAACTGCCTGCCGAGGAGCGCGTGTGA
- a CDS encoding MMPL family transporter, producing MLEKAEQARGYFALPAGRTAKRVIIGLWLLLLALAVPVGLNIGSVQSDDARDRLPADAESTRVTELVERIPGGEGDQVLVVQQRQDGITEADRTWATARRDALGGTGMPPVTSDDGRTLMYAVERENPGEDEERTAAFVEEVRLAVAQPPPGLTVQVTGSSAIGADIDAVFEGIDETLMMVTTAVVALLLIITYRSPFLWLLPLAAVGVSAMVSMAALYGIASAAGITVSTQSFSIMIVLVFGAGTDYAMLLVARYREELRRVHDVHQAMGAALRGAGPAVLASAGTVTLGLLCLLAARMNDLSGLGLAGAVGIACTLVTMLTLFPALLLVTGRRVFWPKVPRYGAPATASRGIWARVANHAVAKPVRTAAASAAVLGVFALGLTQLGGDLGETGQFTDTPESVAGYATLGQAFPEQSGRPLTVVTDSAKADDVTALAAAVPGVAEAEPARQGDGLTVIEVRPGATPDTQEEFDTVSRLRAAVAPDALVGGPAAEELDTREATAADNWLVLPLVLAVVLLVLVLLLRAVVASLVVVGAVLLCFAAALGIGAIAYDVLFGFAGTAANLPALCFVFGVALGVDYSIFLVARIRDDAPRLGTKEATRRAVTSTGGVIASAGLVLAATFAVLASLPFVPMVELGFAVAAGVLLQTLVVQPLLVAPLLVALPGKMER from the coding sequence GTGCTGGAAAAAGCGGAACAGGCGCGCGGGTACTTCGCGCTGCCCGCCGGCCGGACGGCCAAGCGGGTCATCATCGGGTTGTGGTTGCTGCTGCTCGCGCTGGCCGTGCCGGTCGGGCTGAACATCGGGTCGGTGCAGAGCGACGACGCACGTGACCGGCTGCCCGCCGACGCGGAATCCACCAGGGTCACCGAACTCGTGGAACGGATTCCCGGCGGCGAAGGCGACCAGGTGCTCGTCGTGCAGCAGCGGCAGGACGGCATCACTGAAGCGGACCGCACGTGGGCGACCGCGCGGCGTGACGCGCTCGGCGGCACCGGCATGCCACCGGTGACCTCCGACGACGGCCGCACGCTGATGTACGCCGTGGAACGGGAAAATCCGGGCGAGGACGAGGAACGCACGGCCGCCTTCGTCGAGGAGGTCCGGCTGGCCGTCGCGCAGCCACCGCCGGGGCTGACCGTGCAGGTGACCGGGTCCAGCGCGATCGGCGCCGACATCGACGCGGTCTTCGAAGGCATCGACGAGACGCTGATGATGGTCACCACCGCCGTCGTGGCGTTGCTGCTGATCATCACCTACCGCAGCCCGTTCCTGTGGTTGCTGCCGCTGGCCGCGGTCGGCGTGTCGGCGATGGTGTCGATGGCGGCCCTGTACGGCATCGCGTCGGCCGCCGGGATCACCGTGTCCACGCAGAGCTTCTCGATCATGATCGTGCTGGTGTTCGGGGCGGGCACCGACTACGCCATGCTGCTGGTCGCCCGGTATCGCGAGGAACTGCGGCGCGTGCACGACGTGCACCAGGCGATGGGTGCCGCGCTGCGGGGCGCCGGCCCGGCGGTGCTCGCGTCGGCCGGCACGGTCACGCTCGGCCTGCTGTGCCTGCTCGCCGCCAGGATGAACGACCTGTCCGGGCTCGGCCTGGCCGGTGCCGTCGGCATCGCCTGCACGCTGGTCACCATGTTGACGCTGTTCCCGGCGCTGCTGCTGGTCACCGGACGGCGGGTGTTCTGGCCGAAGGTGCCGCGCTACGGCGCTCCGGCCACGGCGAGCCGCGGCATCTGGGCCAGGGTCGCGAACCACGCGGTCGCCAAGCCGGTGCGCACGGCCGCCGCGAGCGCCGCCGTGCTCGGGGTCTTCGCGCTCGGCCTCACCCAGCTCGGCGGCGACCTCGGCGAGACGGGCCAGTTCACCGACACCCCCGAGTCGGTCGCCGGATACGCCACCCTCGGCCAGGCGTTCCCCGAGCAGAGCGGCCGCCCGCTCACCGTGGTCACCGACAGCGCGAAGGCGGACGACGTGACCGCGCTTGCCGCGGCCGTGCCCGGCGTCGCCGAGGCCGAACCGGCGCGGCAGGGCGACGGGCTGACCGTCATCGAGGTCCGCCCCGGCGCCACCCCGGACACCCAGGAGGAGTTCGACACGGTGAGCCGCCTGCGCGCGGCGGTCGCCCCGGACGCGCTGGTCGGCGGGCCCGCCGCCGAGGAACTGGACACCCGCGAGGCCACCGCGGCGGACAACTGGCTGGTCCTGCCGCTGGTGCTCGCCGTGGTCCTGCTGGTGCTCGTCCTGCTCCTGCGGGCGGTGGTCGCGTCGCTCGTGGTGGTGGGCGCGGTGCTGCTCTGCTTCGCCGCGGCGCTCGGCATCGGCGCGATCGCCTACGACGTGCTCTTCGGCTTCGCCGGGACGGCGGCGAACCTGCCCGCGCTGTGCTTCGTGTTCGGTGTCGCGCTGGGCGTGGACTATTCGATCTTCCTGGTGGCCCGCATCCGCGACGACGCCCCGCGGCTGGGCACCAAGGAGGCCACGCGGCGGGCGGTGACCTCGACCGGCGGGGTGATCGCGTCGGCGGGCCTGGTGCTCGCGGCCACCTTCGCGGTGCTGGCGTCCCTGCCGTTCGTGCCGATGGTCGAACTCGGGTTCGCGGTCGCCGCCGGGGTGCTGCTGCAGACGCTGGTGGTGCAACCGCTGCTGGTCGCGCCCCTGCTGGTGGCGTTGCCGGGGAAGATGGAGCGGTGA
- a CDS encoding MerR family transcriptional regulator, translating to MKSSEYTVGELAGRFGLPTNVLRHWEAEGLLTPERTAGGQRRYRKSDVVKVALILQGKELGFGLAEIRRVLTTGDPADRRAALREHHAALTKRIEEAEAARAALGHAIACTSDDFLECAHFRRRLAERIPPG from the coding sequence ATGAAGTCAAGCGAGTACACCGTCGGCGAGCTGGCCGGCCGGTTCGGGCTGCCGACGAACGTGCTCCGGCACTGGGAGGCCGAAGGACTGCTCACCCCGGAGCGCACCGCGGGCGGGCAGCGCCGCTACCGGAAGTCCGACGTGGTCAAGGTGGCGCTCATCCTCCAGGGCAAGGAACTCGGCTTCGGCCTGGCCGAAATCCGGCGCGTGCTGACCACCGGCGATCCGGCCGACCGCCGCGCGGCGCTGCGCGAGCACCACGCGGCCCTGACCAAGCGCATCGAGGAAGCCGAGGCCGCCCGCGCCGCGCTCGGGCACGCGATCGCCTGCACCAGCGACGACTTCCTCGAGTGCGCCCACTTCCGCCGCCGGCTCGCCGAGCGGATCCCGCCGGGCTGA
- a CDS encoding methyltransferase domain-containing protein — protein MIERFVAMMDGFEREPAAALARHRGHELLRVAAGQRVVDVGCGTGTSVGELAAAGARVSGVDVNPEVLVVAKGRHPAGEFTEGSAERLPFPDGHFHGYRAERVYHAVADPAAALAEAARVLAPGGRIVLIGPNWEMVGVDSDDPATERAVLGAQVASMPSPRSALRYRNLLLDGGFTDVAVEVHTALLTGETGLPMLESAASAAVGTGVISAERAQNWLAEQRERVARGRFLLAAPQFVASATRP, from the coding sequence ATGATCGAACGCTTTGTCGCCATGATGGACGGTTTCGAACGCGAGCCGGCCGCCGCGCTGGCCCGGCACCGCGGGCACGAGCTGCTGCGCGTGGCGGCGGGGCAGCGGGTGGTGGACGTGGGCTGCGGCACCGGGACTTCGGTGGGGGAGCTGGCCGCGGCGGGCGCGCGGGTGTCCGGTGTGGACGTCAACCCCGAAGTGCTGGTGGTGGCGAAGGGACGTCATCCCGCCGGTGAGTTCACCGAAGGCAGCGCGGAGCGGCTTCCCTTTCCCGACGGGCATTTCCACGGTTACCGCGCGGAACGCGTCTACCACGCGGTGGCCGACCCGGCGGCCGCGCTGGCCGAGGCGGCGCGGGTACTGGCGCCCGGCGGGCGCATAGTCCTCATTGGACCGAACTGGGAGATGGTCGGGGTCGACAGCGACGACCCGGCCACCGAGCGGGCCGTGCTGGGTGCCCAGGTGGCGTCGATGCCGTCACCGCGCAGCGCGCTGCGGTACCGGAACCTGTTGCTGGACGGCGGTTTCACCGACGTGGCGGTGGAGGTGCACACCGCGCTGCTGACCGGCGAGACCGGGCTGCCGATGCTGGAGTCGGCGGCCTCGGCCGCCGTCGGCACGGGCGTGATCAGCGCCGAGCGAGCCCAGAACTGGCTCGCGGAGCAGCGGGAACGCGTGGCGCGGGGCCGGTTCCTGCTCGCGGCCCCGCAGTTCGTCGCGTCGGCCACCCGGCCTTAA
- a CDS encoding SDR family oxidoreductase, producing the protein MRVAVIGATGTIGTAVTAALRDRGYDVVPVSRTSSSPVDIARPEGLFATAGPLDAVLCCAASGALVPIDSGTDEEFFTGLETKLLGQVRLLRRAVEHLPDGGSVTLTSGTFEEPTPGSSFGALTNSGLEAFVAAAAAELPRGLRVNVVSPGWVRDATTVVPHYLRALEDVTLTGQTLR; encoded by the coding sequence GTGAGAGTTGCAGTGATCGGTGCGACCGGAACCATCGGCACCGCGGTGACCGCGGCCCTGCGCGACCGTGGGTACGACGTGGTTCCCGTTTCGCGGACCAGTTCCAGTCCAGTGGACATCGCCCGCCCCGAGGGCCTCTTCGCCACAGCCGGGCCTCTCGACGCCGTGCTCTGCTGCGCGGCGAGCGGCGCGCTCGTGCCCATCGACTCGGGCACCGACGAGGAGTTCTTCACCGGGCTGGAGACCAAGCTGCTCGGGCAGGTGCGGCTGCTGCGGCGGGCCGTCGAGCACCTGCCGGACGGCGGTTCGGTCACCTTGACCTCGGGCACCTTCGAGGAACCGACGCCGGGCAGCAGCTTCGGCGCGCTGACCAACTCGGGCCTGGAGGCGTTCGTGGCGGCGGCCGCGGCGGAACTTCCGCGCGGACTGCGGGTCAACGTCGTCAGCCCGGGCTGGGTGCGGGACGCGACGACCGTCGTCCCGCACTACCTCCGCGCGCTGGAGGACGTCACCCTGACCGGGCAGACCCTCCGTTAA
- a CDS encoding helix-turn-helix transcriptional regulator produces MLGEFLRDRRARLRPADVGLADYGEVRRVPGLRREELAALAGVSPGYYRRLEQGEHGAVSEAVLEALAKALRLDDEERAHLHALANAKTVHPEMPERLAPRHRVLLGAVGAVPALILGRHTDVLAWNRLGHALLAPHLDFDARPNWARLFFLDARVRGLFDSDKAADTVADLRHLAGRRPGDTALTALIDELRRASPEFAGLWAAHPVRGCAHHTRVYRHATAGPLTLTDELLPLPDSDGQRLVLFYAEPGSPSEAGLRELSRASSLR; encoded by the coding sequence ATGCTGGGTGAATTCCTCCGCGACCGCCGCGCGCGGTTGCGGCCCGCCGACGTCGGGCTGGCCGACTACGGCGAAGTCCGCCGCGTTCCCGGCCTGCGCCGCGAGGAACTGGCGGCCTTGGCGGGCGTCAGCCCCGGTTACTACCGGCGGCTGGAGCAGGGTGAGCACGGTGCGGTGTCCGAGGCCGTGCTCGAAGCGCTCGCCAAGGCGCTGCGCCTCGACGACGAGGAACGCGCGCACCTGCACGCGCTGGCGAACGCCAAGACCGTGCACCCGGAGATGCCGGAGCGGCTGGCACCACGGCATCGTGTGCTGCTCGGCGCCGTGGGAGCCGTTCCCGCGCTGATCCTCGGCAGGCACACCGACGTGCTGGCGTGGAACCGCCTCGGCCACGCGCTGCTCGCCCCGCACCTGGATTTCGACGCCCGGCCGAACTGGGCACGCCTGTTCTTCCTGGACGCTCGCGTGCGCGGACTGTTCGACTCGGACAAGGCTGCCGACACCGTCGCCGATCTGCGCCACCTCGCGGGCCGTCGCCCCGGCGACACCGCGCTGACCGCGCTCATCGACGAGTTGCGCCGCGCCAGCCCCGAATTCGCCGGGCTGTGGGCGGCGCACCCGGTGCGCGGCTGCGCGCACCACACGCGTGTCTACCGGCACGCCACGGCGGGCCCGCTCACGCTGACCGACGAACTCCTGCCGCTGCCGGACAGCGACGGCCAGCGGCTCGTCCTTTTCTACGCCGAGCCGGGTTCGCCGTCGGAAGCCGGGTTGAGGGAGCTGAGCAGGGCGTCGAGCTTGCGGTAG
- a CDS encoding ArsR/SmtB family transcription factor, translating to MTVDDEWLDRAFAALGDPVRRAMIARLSRGEATVNELAEPFTITKQAVSRHIQVLEAAGLITRSRDGQRRPCHLAPAALEALTGWIDTYRLAAESRYRKLDALLSSLNPASDGEPGSA from the coding sequence ATGACGGTGGATGACGAGTGGCTGGACCGGGCCTTCGCCGCGCTCGGCGATCCCGTGCGGCGGGCGATGATCGCGCGCCTGTCCCGCGGTGAGGCCACGGTGAACGAGCTGGCCGAGCCGTTCACCATCACCAAGCAGGCGGTTTCGCGGCACATCCAGGTGCTGGAGGCGGCCGGCCTGATCACCCGCAGCCGCGACGGCCAGCGCCGCCCGTGCCACCTGGCCCCCGCCGCGCTCGAAGCGCTGACCGGCTGGATCGACACCTACCGCCTGGCCGCCGAAAGCCGCTACCGCAAGCTCGACGCCCTGCTCAGCTCCCTCAACCCGGCTTCCGACGGCGAACCCGGCTCGGCGTAG
- a CDS encoding TetR/AcrR family transcriptional regulator: MTVPAPPWRRSGRAVKPQLSAELIVRTALELLDAEGIDAVSMRRVAQALDTGAASLYAHVSNKDELHELMFDQVLGEVELPEPDPARWDEQLREVLQGQLSAMLAHPGIAKVAWATQVPVGPNALQHGETVLALLRAGGLSERDAAYASDALSLYTKAFAYEASGWASGEFAEDEAAERGRQMHEYLSSMPGRFPNMLTLGQYFSAETSADRFRFGLDMLLRGLRRG, encoded by the coding sequence ATGACCGTTCCCGCTCCGCCGTGGCGGCGCTCCGGACGCGCGGTGAAACCGCAGCTGTCCGCCGAGCTGATCGTGCGCACCGCACTCGAACTGCTCGACGCCGAAGGCATCGACGCGGTGAGCATGCGGCGGGTCGCCCAGGCGCTGGACACCGGCGCGGCCTCGCTCTACGCACACGTGTCCAACAAGGACGAACTGCACGAGCTGATGTTCGACCAGGTGCTGGGCGAGGTCGAGCTGCCCGAACCGGACCCGGCGCGCTGGGACGAGCAGCTCCGGGAAGTGCTGCAGGGCCAGCTTTCGGCGATGCTGGCCCATCCCGGCATCGCGAAGGTCGCCTGGGCGACACAGGTGCCCGTGGGCCCGAACGCCTTGCAGCATGGGGAAACGGTGCTCGCCCTGCTGCGTGCCGGTGGACTGTCCGAACGGGACGCCGCCTACGCCTCCGACGCGCTTTCCTTGTACACCAAGGCATTCGCCTACGAGGCCAGCGGCTGGGCGTCGGGCGAGTTCGCCGAGGACGAGGCCGCCGAGCGCGGGCGCCAGATGCACGAGTACCTCAGCTCGATGCCGGGCCGGTTCCCGAACATGCTCACCCTCGGCCAGTACTTCTCGGCGGAAACCTCGGCGGACCGCTTCCGCTTCGGGCTGGACATGCTGCTGCGCGGCCTGCGCCGCGGTTGA
- a CDS encoding SgcJ/EcaC family oxidoreductase: MSEQAVFSTLNELTEAWNAGDAAAYARLFLEDADYVNFMGQNSRGRAAIEESHRFLFDGPLKGSKMTCGTTPPAVRFVRPDVAIVVIGGGTTLDGADEDPSRASTVTFVLVEEPEGWRIASFQNTRRTAVPS, encoded by the coding sequence ATGAGCGAGCAGGCGGTGTTCAGCACGCTGAACGAGCTGACCGAGGCATGGAACGCGGGCGACGCGGCGGCGTACGCGCGGCTGTTCCTCGAAGACGCGGACTACGTGAACTTCATGGGGCAGAACAGCCGGGGCCGGGCGGCTATCGAGGAGAGCCACCGGTTCCTCTTCGACGGCCCGCTCAAGGGCTCGAAGATGACCTGCGGCACCACGCCGCCCGCGGTCCGGTTCGTGCGCCCGGACGTGGCGATCGTGGTCATCGGCGGCGGCACCACGCTCGACGGCGCGGACGAGGACCCGAGCCGGGCGTCGACGGTCACCTTTGTGCTGGTGGAGGAGCCGGAAGGCTGGCGCATCGCGTCGTTCCAGAACACGCGGCGCACGGCGGTGCCGTCGTGA
- a CDS encoding siderophore-interacting protein, whose product MAERPARRPRPLIRLRVLRTERLTPHMVRVVAGGENLAQFTENGFTDAYVKLCFPVPGVTYPEPMDLQRIRAELPREQWPRTRTYTVRYFDRKAGEFAIDFVVHGDEGLAGPWALNVKPGDDLLFAGPGGAYAPGDEADWHLLVGDESALPAISASLERMPSGARVRAFILVGGPDEELPLATKADAEITWLHRSAGGDLVRAVRDLDFGDGVVQAFVHGEADFVRELRRHLLNERGVRKDLLSISGYWRRGKDEDGWQAEKAEERAKEQAAAAS is encoded by the coding sequence ATGGCGGAGCGTCCAGCGCGGCGTCCCCGGCCGCTCATCCGCCTGCGCGTCCTGCGCACCGAGCGGCTCACGCCGCACATGGTGCGCGTGGTCGCCGGTGGGGAGAACCTCGCGCAGTTCACCGAGAACGGGTTCACCGACGCCTACGTGAAGCTGTGCTTCCCGGTACCGGGCGTGACCTATCCGGAGCCGATGGACCTGCAGCGCATCCGCGCCGAGCTGCCGCGGGAGCAGTGGCCGCGGACGCGGACCTACACCGTGCGGTACTTCGACCGGAAGGCCGGCGAGTTCGCCATCGACTTCGTGGTGCACGGGGACGAGGGCTTGGCCGGACCGTGGGCGCTCAACGTCAAACCCGGCGACGACCTGCTCTTCGCGGGGCCCGGCGGTGCCTACGCGCCCGGTGACGAGGCCGACTGGCACCTGCTGGTCGGGGACGAGAGCGCGCTGCCCGCGATCTCGGCTTCGCTCGAGCGCATGCCGTCCGGTGCGCGGGTGCGGGCGTTCATCCTGGTCGGCGGGCCGGACGAGGAACTGCCGCTGGCCACCAAGGCCGACGCGGAGATCACCTGGCTGCACCGCTCGGCCGGTGGTGACCTGGTGCGCGCGGTGCGAGACCTCGACTTCGGCGACGGTGTGGTGCAGGCCTTCGTGCACGGCGAAGCCGACTTCGTCCGCGAATTGCGGCGGCACCTGCTCAACGAGCGCGGCGTCCGGAAGGACCTGCTGTCCATTTCGGGCTACTGGCGCCGAGGCAAGGACGAAGACGGCTGGCAGGCCGAAAAGGCCGAGGAACGAGCCAAGGAACAGGCCGCGGCTGCTTCCTGA
- a CDS encoding type II toxin-antitoxin system VapC family toxin, with product MARPIVVDAGPLIAMVSRKDDHHQAVVAWLKSAATRDLLVPSLVLTEVCQYIEKHLGGEAEAAFIEELMRSPQIRIYHPMDDDFRRMAVLMRQYADWPLGVADAAVVATAERLKTVEVATVDRRHFEHIKPVHVSYFRIYPEADQ from the coding sequence ATGGCGCGTCCGATCGTGGTTGACGCCGGTCCGCTCATTGCCATGGTCAGCCGCAAGGATGATCATCACCAGGCGGTTGTCGCGTGGTTGAAGTCGGCTGCCACCCGTGATCTCCTCGTGCCCTCCCTGGTACTCACCGAAGTGTGCCAGTACATTGAGAAGCACCTTGGCGGCGAAGCCGAGGCTGCGTTCATCGAGGAACTCATGCGGTCACCCCAGATCCGGATCTATCACCCGATGGACGACGACTTCCGTCGGATGGCCGTGTTGATGCGGCAGTATGCCGACTGGCCGCTCGGCGTGGCGGATGCGGCGGTGGTGGCCACCGCGGAACGGCTGAAGACCGTTGAGGTGGCCACCGTGGATCGTCGGCACTTCGAGCACATCAAGCCCGTGCATGTCTCGTACTTCAGGATCTACCCCGAGGCCGATCAGTAG